One genomic region from Streptomyces sp. NBC_00582 encodes:
- a CDS encoding DUF6986 family protein: protein MGQGRHDETVATSLAGAVSEEISASLAPVDAELDRRYPGDPGTRQPVHTVYVPADAFTADTVRSWGDRALAALDEHAPDAASFAACLGLSDELAAPVHARVRAKLEREPIEDLRIDFEDGYGTRPGPEEDETAARAARLVAEAYAKGTAAPYTGIRMKCMEAAVRDRGIRTLDIFLTGLMAAGGLPEGLVLTLPKVTYPEQVTAMVRLLEAFEQAHGLVPGRLGFEIQIETSQAILATDGTATVARMIQAAEGRATGLHYGTFDYSACLGVSAAYQASDHPAADHAKAVMQVAAAGTGIRVSDGSTNVLPVGPTEKVHDAWRLHYGLTRRALARAYYQGWDMHPAHIPTRYAAVFAFYREGYAQAAERLARYANRAGGDVMDEPATAKALSGYLLRGLDCGALDLAEVTGATGLSRTALEGFAAPRRGDLTASAR from the coding sequence ATGGGCCAGGGCCGACACGACGAGACAGTGGCGACGAGCCTCGCGGGCGCCGTCAGCGAGGAGATCAGCGCCTCCCTCGCCCCCGTGGACGCCGAACTCGACCGCCGCTACCCCGGCGACCCCGGCACCCGCCAGCCCGTCCACACCGTGTACGTCCCCGCCGACGCCTTCACCGCCGACACCGTGCGCTCCTGGGGCGACCGCGCCCTCGCCGCCCTCGACGAACACGCCCCCGACGCCGCCTCCTTCGCCGCCTGCCTCGGCCTCTCGGACGAACTGGCCGCGCCCGTCCACGCGCGGGTGCGGGCCAAACTGGAGCGCGAGCCGATCGAGGACCTGCGCATCGACTTCGAGGACGGCTACGGCACCCGCCCCGGCCCCGAGGAGGACGAGACGGCCGCCCGCGCCGCCCGGCTCGTCGCCGAGGCGTACGCGAAGGGCACCGCGGCCCCGTACACGGGCATCCGCATGAAGTGCATGGAGGCCGCCGTCCGCGACCGCGGCATCCGCACCCTCGACATCTTCCTCACCGGTCTGATGGCGGCCGGCGGCCTGCCCGAGGGCCTGGTCCTGACCCTGCCCAAGGTCACCTACCCGGAGCAGGTCACCGCCATGGTGCGGCTCCTGGAGGCCTTCGAGCAGGCGCACGGCCTCGTACCCGGCCGGCTCGGCTTCGAGATCCAGATCGAGACCAGCCAGGCCATCCTCGCCACCGACGGCACCGCGACCGTCGCCCGCATGATCCAGGCCGCCGAGGGCCGCGCCACCGGACTGCACTACGGCACCTTCGACTACAGCGCCTGCCTCGGCGTGTCCGCCGCGTACCAGGCGAGCGACCATCCGGCCGCCGACCACGCCAAGGCGGTCATGCAGGTCGCCGCGGCCGGCACCGGCATCCGCGTCTCGGACGGCTCCACCAACGTCCTGCCCGTCGGCCCCACCGAGAAGGTCCACGACGCCTGGCGGCTGCACTACGGCCTCACCCGCCGCGCCCTGGCCCGCGCCTACTACCAGGGCTGGGACATGCACCCCGCCCACATCCCCACCCGGTACGCGGCCGTCTTCGCCTTCTACCGCGAGGGGTACGCCCAGGCCGCCGAGCGCCTCGCCCGCTACGCCAACCGCGCCGGCGGCGATGTGATGGACGAACCCGCCACCGCGAAGGCCCTCAGCGGCTATCTGCTGCGCGGCCTGGACTGCGGCGCCCTCGACCTCGCCGAGGTGACCGGCGCGACCGGGCTGTCCCGGACGGCCCTGGAGGGCTTCGCGGCACCTCGGCGAGGCGATCTGACGGCCTCGGCCCGGTGA
- a CDS encoding LacI family DNA-binding transcriptional regulator: protein MPETPRRPDSRYGNRPTMKDVAARAGVGLKTVSRVVNGESGVTPETERRVQEAIDALGFRRNDSARVLRKGRTASIGLVLEDLADPFYGPLSRAVEEVARAHGALLINGSSAEDPDREQELALALCARRVDGLVVIPAGDDHRYLEPEIKAGVATVFVDRPAGRIDADCVLSDNFGGAREGVAHLLAHGHRRIGFIGDMPRIHTAAERLRGYRTAMEDAGIAVADAWVSLGTTDPERVRRAAEEMLSGPEPVTAVFSGNNRVTVTVIRVLAERSRRVALVAFDDLELADLLQPGVTVVAQDAAALGRTAAERLFRQLEGSLVAPERIELPTRLIRRGSGELPPAD from the coding sequence GTGCCCGAGACGCCGCGCCGCCCCGACAGCCGTTACGGCAACCGTCCCACCATGAAGGACGTCGCGGCACGCGCCGGGGTCGGGCTCAAGACCGTCTCCCGGGTGGTGAACGGCGAGTCGGGGGTCACCCCCGAGACGGAGCGTCGCGTCCAGGAGGCCATCGACGCGCTGGGCTTCCGCCGCAACGACAGCGCGCGGGTGCTGCGCAAGGGCCGCACCGCGAGCATCGGTCTGGTCCTGGAGGATCTCGCGGACCCGTTCTACGGCCCGCTGAGCCGCGCGGTGGAGGAGGTGGCCCGGGCGCACGGCGCGCTGCTGATCAACGGCTCCAGCGCCGAGGACCCGGACCGGGAGCAGGAGCTGGCGCTGGCGTTGTGCGCCCGGCGGGTGGACGGTCTGGTGGTGATCCCGGCCGGTGACGACCACCGTTATCTGGAGCCGGAGATCAAGGCGGGCGTGGCGACGGTGTTCGTGGACCGGCCCGCGGGCCGGATCGACGCCGACTGCGTGCTGTCGGACAACTTCGGCGGTGCCCGCGAGGGCGTGGCCCATCTCCTCGCGCACGGGCATCGCAGGATCGGCTTCATCGGCGACATGCCGCGCATCCACACCGCGGCGGAGCGGCTGCGCGGCTACCGGACCGCGATGGAGGACGCGGGGATAGCGGTCGCGGACGCCTGGGTCTCGCTGGGCACCACCGATCCGGAGCGGGTGCGCCGGGCGGCCGAGGAGATGCTGTCCGGTCCCGAGCCGGTCACGGCGGTCTTCTCGGGCAACAACCGTGTGACGGTCACCGTGATCCGGGTCCTCGCGGAGCGCTCCCGCAGGGTGGCGCTGGTGGCGTTCGACGATCTGGAGCTGGCCGATCTGCTGCAGCCGGGGGTGACCGTGGTCGCCCAGGACGCGGCGGCGCTCGGGCGGACCGCCGCCGAGCGGCTGTTCCGGCAGTTGGAGGGCTCCCTGGTCGCCCCGGAGCGCATCGAACTGCCGACCCGGCTGATCAGGCGGGGTTCGGGCGAGCTGCCGCCCGCGGACTGA
- a CDS encoding ROK family protein produces the protein MQTDLVAALDIGGTKIAGALVDGDGTILARAQRPTPAQEGGDTVMAAVEEVLKELTASTLWPRVYAVGIGSAGPVDASAGTVSPVNVPGWRDYPLVERVRAVTGNLPVELIGDGVAITAAEHWQGAAREHDNALCMVVSTGVGGGLVLGGRLHPGPTGNAGHIGHISVDLDGDPCPCGARGCVERIASGPHIARRALENGWRPGPDGDTSAAAVAAAARAGDPVAVASFERAAQALAAGIAATATLVEIDIAVIGGGVGKAGDILFTPLRRSLADYATLSFVRRLTVVPAQMGTDAGLVGAAAAALARAGSVRV, from the coding sequence ATGCAGACCGACCTCGTGGCCGCGCTCGACATCGGCGGCACCAAGATCGCCGGAGCCCTGGTGGACGGCGACGGCACGATCCTGGCCCGTGCGCAGCGGCCCACGCCCGCGCAGGAGGGCGGCGACACCGTGATGGCGGCCGTCGAGGAGGTACTGAAGGAACTGACCGCGTCCACGCTCTGGCCCCGCGTGTACGCCGTCGGCATCGGCAGCGCCGGCCCGGTGGACGCCTCCGCGGGTACGGTCAGCCCGGTCAACGTGCCCGGCTGGCGCGACTACCCGCTCGTCGAGCGGGTCCGTGCCGTGACGGGCAACCTCCCGGTCGAACTGATCGGCGACGGCGTGGCGATCACGGCGGCCGAGCACTGGCAGGGCGCCGCGCGCGAACATGACAACGCCCTGTGCATGGTGGTCTCGACCGGGGTGGGCGGGGGTCTGGTCCTCGGCGGACGTCTGCATCCGGGCCCCACCGGCAACGCCGGTCACATCGGCCACATCAGCGTCGACCTCGACGGCGATCCCTGTCCGTGCGGGGCCCGCGGCTGTGTCGAGCGCATCGCCAGCGGCCCCCACATCGCCCGGCGCGCCCTGGAGAACGGCTGGCGCCCCGGGCCCGACGGCGACACCTCCGCGGCCGCCGTGGCCGCCGCCGCCCGCGCGGGCGACCCGGTGGCCGTCGCCTCCTTCGAACGCGCCGCCCAGGCCCTCGCCGCCGGCATCGCGGCCACCGCGACCCTCGTCGAGATCGACATCGCCGTGATCGGCGGAGGTGTGGGCAAGGCCGGCGACATCCTGTTCACCCCCCTGCGCCGCTCCCTCGCCGACTACGCCACCCTGTCCTTCGTCCGCCGGCTGACCGTGGTCCCGGCCCAGATGGGGACGGACGCGGGGCTGGTGGGGGCGGCCGCCGCGGCGCTGGCGCGGGCCGGGTCCGTACGGGTGTGA
- a CDS encoding NUDIX hydrolase, which yields MTVVWINGAFGAGKTTTARELIDLIPNSTLFDPEVIGGALPHLLPPKRLAEVGDYQDLPIWRRLVIDTAAALLGEVGGTLVVPMTLLRQEYRDEIFGGLAARRIAVRHVLLAPAETILRGRIAGREVPPDLPDGEMRVRQWSYDHIESYRTALASWLTADAHLVDTSHLTPYETAVRIADAVGTGAAPPCSIVQTPEPTGETLASGVLLFDDQDRVLLVDPTYKPGWEFPGGVVEPGEAPARAGMREVEEETGVHLDEVPRLLVVDWERPKPPGYGGLRLLFDGGRLDAAAVEGLLLPGPELRGWRFVTEAEAADLLPPVRYERLRWALRAREGGAALYLEAGVPVG from the coding sequence GTGACCGTCGTTTGGATCAACGGCGCGTTCGGTGCGGGCAAGACCACGACCGCACGGGAACTGATCGACCTGATCCCGAACAGCACGCTCTTCGACCCCGAGGTCATCGGCGGAGCGCTCCCGCACCTCCTGCCGCCCAAGCGGCTCGCCGAGGTCGGCGACTACCAGGACCTGCCGATCTGGCGACGCCTCGTGATCGACACCGCCGCCGCGCTCCTCGGCGAGGTCGGCGGCACCCTCGTCGTCCCCATGACGCTGCTGCGCCAGGAGTACCGCGACGAGATCTTCGGTGGTCTCGCCGCCCGCCGGATAGCGGTCCGCCATGTCCTGCTCGCCCCGGCGGAAACGATCCTGCGCGGGCGTATAGCCGGCCGGGAGGTCCCGCCCGACCTCCCCGACGGCGAGATGCGCGTCCGGCAGTGGTCCTACGACCACATCGAGTCCTACCGCACCGCCCTCGCCTCCTGGCTCACCGCCGACGCCCACCTCGTCGACACCAGCCACCTCACCCCGTACGAGACCGCCGTGCGCATAGCCGACGCGGTCGGCACCGGGGCCGCGCCCCCCTGCTCCATCGTGCAGACCCCCGAACCCACCGGGGAGACCCTCGCCTCCGGAGTGCTGCTCTTCGACGACCAGGACCGGGTGCTTCTCGTCGACCCGACCTACAAACCCGGCTGGGAGTTCCCCGGCGGGGTCGTGGAACCCGGCGAGGCACCCGCCCGCGCCGGGATGCGTGAGGTCGAGGAGGAGACCGGCGTCCACCTGGACGAGGTGCCCCGGCTCCTCGTCGTCGACTGGGAACGGCCCAAGCCCCCCGGCTACGGCGGACTGCGCCTCCTCTTCGACGGCGGCAGGCTCGACGCCGCGGCCGTGGAGGGGCTGCTGCTGCCCGGACCCGAACTGCGCGGATGGCGATTCGTCACCGAGGCCGAGGCGGCGGATCTGCTGCCGCCGGTCCGCTACGAGCGACTGCGCTGGGCGCTGAGGGCACGGGAGGGCGGCGCCGCGCTGTACCTGGAGGCCGGGGTCCCGGTCGGCTGA
- a CDS encoding oligopeptide/dipeptide ABC transporter ATP-binding protein: protein MVAGHCDRVAVMYAGRIVETGTVDDIFYTPRMPYTLGLLGSLPRMNREEERLTPINGSPPSLLNLPPGCPFAPRCPLRRDLCDRTEPAPRPAGHHPLHLSACHFTDELAGTGAAEVFDAAGADSAALARFADTTASGNAEEDPV, encoded by the coding sequence GTGGTCGCCGGCCACTGCGACCGCGTGGCCGTCATGTACGCCGGCCGGATCGTCGAGACCGGCACCGTCGACGACATCTTCTACACCCCGCGCATGCCCTACACCCTCGGACTCCTCGGCTCCCTGCCCCGCATGAACCGCGAGGAGGAACGCCTCACCCCCATCAACGGCTCCCCGCCCTCCCTGCTGAACCTGCCCCCCGGCTGCCCCTTCGCCCCCCGCTGCCCTCTGCGCCGCGATCTGTGCGACCGCACCGAGCCCGCCCCGCGCCCCGCCGGGCACCACCCACTCCACCTCAGCGCCTGCCACTTCACCGACGAACTCGCCGGCACCGGCGCCGCCGAGGTGTTCGACGCGGCCGGCGCCGACTCCGCCGCACTGGCCCGCTTCGCCGACACCACAGCGTCGGGCAACGCCGAGGAGGACCCCGTATGA
- a CDS encoding ABC transporter ATP-binding protein — protein MSTPTQPAAEALAPLPGHGGDGTPVLQVRDLVKHFPVLSKGVVRRRVGDVHAVCGVSFDLFENETLGLVGESGSGKTTTARTLLGLETATSGQVRYRGTDLTALNRRRMRPLRRDLQIVFQDPYASLDPRVCVHEIVAEPLRIHGRYGSGGKAEVRELLRLVGLNPEHGNRYAHEFSGGQRQRIGIARALALRPRMIVLDEPVSALDVSIQAGVLNLLMDLQSELSLSYLFVAHDLSVMRHVAGRVAVMYLGRLVEIAPARRLFTAPAHPYTQALVSAIPLPDPRKERARTRVLVQGDVPSPVHPPSGCRFRTCCPTFADRLTDAERTACVEQVPELVDRGGGNPVACHYAESVELL, from the coding sequence ATGAGCACCCCCACACAGCCCGCCGCCGAGGCGCTGGCCCCCCTGCCCGGCCACGGCGGTGACGGCACACCCGTCCTCCAGGTCCGCGACCTCGTCAAGCACTTCCCCGTCCTGTCCAAGGGTGTGGTCCGCCGCCGCGTCGGCGACGTGCACGCGGTGTGCGGGGTCTCCTTCGACCTGTTCGAGAACGAGACACTCGGCCTGGTGGGCGAGTCCGGCTCGGGCAAGACCACCACCGCCCGCACCCTCCTCGGCCTGGAGACCGCCACCTCCGGCCAGGTCCGCTACCGCGGCACCGACCTCACCGCGCTGAACAGACGCCGCATGCGGCCGCTCCGCCGCGACCTGCAGATCGTCTTCCAGGACCCGTACGCCTCCCTCGACCCGCGCGTCTGCGTGCACGAGATCGTCGCCGAACCCCTGCGCATCCACGGCCGCTACGGCTCCGGCGGGAAGGCCGAGGTGCGCGAACTGCTGCGCCTGGTCGGACTCAACCCCGAGCACGGCAACCGCTACGCCCACGAGTTCTCCGGCGGACAGCGCCAGCGCATCGGCATCGCCCGCGCGTTGGCGCTGCGCCCCAGGATGATCGTGCTCGACGAGCCCGTGTCGGCGCTCGACGTGTCGATCCAGGCGGGCGTCCTCAACCTGCTGATGGACCTGCAGAGCGAGCTGTCGCTGTCGTACCTCTTCGTCGCCCACGACCTGTCGGTGATGCGCCATGTGGCCGGCCGCGTCGCGGTCATGTACCTGGGCCGCCTGGTCGAGATCGCCCCCGCCCGGCGCCTGTTCACCGCCCCCGCCCACCCCTACACCCAGGCCCTCGTCTCCGCCATCCCGCTCCCGGACCCGCGCAAGGAACGCGCCCGCACCCGCGTCCTCGTCCAGGGCGACGTGCCGAGCCCGGTCCACCCGCCGAGCGGCTGCCGCTTCCGCACCTGCTGCCCCACGTTCGCCGACCGGCTCACCGACGCCGAACGCACCGCCTGTGTCGAGCAGGTGCCGGAGCTGGTCGACCGGGGCGGCGGCAACCCGGTCGCCTGCCACTACGCGGAGAGCGTCGAGCTGCTGTAG
- a CDS encoding protein kinase family protein, producing the protein MSFATRRAVHADLAVELALLSDGELADLVASGTPAGVGIGGRSTVVEVAGRRVFVKRVPLTDTELLPENARSTANVFGLPSRCHYGIGGPGFGAWRELAVHTMTTNWVLSDRFAGFPLMHHWRVLPDEVRPLPAELADVDGVVAFWGDAPPVRERLEGLRTASASLTLFLEYFPHTLHDWFDSQVRTGAADRTCVRVDTWLGSLTAFLREQELLHFDAHFANVLTDGEDFFLADYGLGVSPRFRLARQERAFLDRHRDYDMVYARAHLVNWLVTALYGYDRREREAFVRGCAVGARPDGIPEAAAAVIARDARLTAVFNGFFGRLRHESRLTPYPHEELRLAYSSSTLSA; encoded by the coding sequence ATGTCCTTCGCCACGCGCCGCGCCGTCCACGCCGACCTCGCCGTCGAACTCGCCCTCCTCAGCGACGGGGAGCTGGCGGACCTGGTGGCGTCCGGGACGCCCGCCGGTGTCGGGATCGGCGGGCGTTCGACGGTGGTCGAGGTCGCCGGCCGGCGCGTGTTCGTCAAGCGGGTTCCGCTCACGGACACCGAGTTGCTGCCCGAGAACGCGCGGTCGACGGCGAACGTGTTCGGGCTGCCGTCCCGCTGTCACTACGGCATCGGCGGCCCGGGCTTCGGCGCCTGGCGTGAGCTCGCCGTCCACACGATGACGACGAACTGGGTGCTGTCAGACCGCTTCGCCGGTTTTCCGCTGATGCATCACTGGCGGGTCCTCCCGGACGAGGTGCGGCCCCTGCCCGCCGAACTCGCCGACGTGGACGGGGTGGTCGCCTTCTGGGGCGACGCCCCGCCGGTGCGCGAGCGCCTCGAGGGTCTGCGCACGGCGTCCGCGAGCCTGACGCTGTTCCTGGAGTACTTTCCGCACACCCTGCACGACTGGTTCGACAGCCAGGTCCGCACCGGCGCGGCGGACCGGACGTGTGTCCGTGTCGACACGTGGCTGGGGAGTCTCACCGCCTTCCTGCGGGAGCAGGAACTCCTGCACTTCGACGCCCACTTCGCGAACGTGCTGACCGACGGCGAGGACTTCTTCCTCGCCGACTACGGCCTCGGCGTCAGCCCCCGCTTCCGGCTCGCCCGGCAGGAGCGCGCCTTCCTCGACCGGCACCGCGACTACGACATGGTCTACGCCCGGGCCCACCTGGTGAACTGGCTCGTCACCGCCCTGTACGGGTACGACCGGCGGGAGCGGGAGGCCTTCGTGCGGGGCTGTGCCGTCGGGGCCCGTCCCGACGGCATCCCGGAGGCGGCCGCCGCGGTCATCGCCCGTGACGCGCGCCTGACGGCGGTGTTCAACGGCTTCTTCGGCCGGCTGCGGCATGAGAGCCGGCTGACCCCGTATCCGCACGAGGAGTTGCGCCTCGCCTACAGCAGCTCGACGCTCTCCGCGTAG
- a CDS encoding dipeptidase produces MSSNPVAETVATLMPRAKAELTELVAFRSVADFDQFPRSESEAAADWITAALRAEGFEDVAVLETPDGTQSVYGHLRGPEGARTVLLYAHYDVQPPLDESGWTTPPFELTERDGRWYGRGTADCKGGFIMHLLALRALKANGGVPVHVKVIVEGSEEQGTGGLERYAEQHPELLTADAIVIGDSGNFRVGLPTATSTLRGMTMLRVRIDTLEGNLHSGQFGGAAPDALGALIRVLDSLRAEDGSTTVDGLTGNERWQGLQYDEEQFRRDAKVLDGVELIGSGTVADRIWARPAVTVLGIDCPPVVGATPSVQAGARALISLRVPPGVDAAEATKLLQAHLEAHTPWGARVSTEQIGQGQPFSADTRSPAYAAMADAMAVAYPGQEMQYAGQGGSIPLCNTLAALYPAAEILLIGLSEPEAQIHAVDESVSPEELERLSVAEALFLRNYAAS; encoded by the coding sequence ATGTCGTCGAATCCGGTCGCCGAGACCGTCGCCACGCTGATGCCCAGGGCGAAGGCGGAGCTCACCGAGCTGGTGGCCTTCAGGTCGGTGGCGGACTTCGACCAGTTCCCGCGCAGCGAGAGCGAGGCCGCGGCGGACTGGATCACGGCCGCGCTGCGCGCCGAGGGCTTCGAGGACGTGGCCGTGCTGGAGACCCCCGACGGCACCCAGTCGGTCTACGGCCATCTGCGCGGGCCCGAGGGCGCGCGGACCGTTCTGCTGTACGCGCACTACGACGTGCAGCCGCCGCTGGACGAGTCCGGTTGGACCACTCCGCCGTTCGAGCTGACCGAGCGCGACGGCCGCTGGTACGGACGCGGCACCGCCGACTGCAAGGGTGGCTTCATCATGCACCTGCTCGCGCTGCGCGCCCTGAAGGCGAACGGCGGCGTCCCGGTGCATGTGAAGGTGATCGTGGAGGGCTCGGAGGAGCAGGGCACCGGCGGTCTGGAGCGGTACGCCGAGCAGCACCCGGAGCTGCTGACCGCCGACGCGATCGTGATCGGCGACTCGGGCAACTTCCGCGTGGGGCTGCCCACGGCCACCTCCACCCTGCGCGGGATGACCATGCTGCGCGTGAGGATCGACACACTCGAGGGCAACCTGCACTCGGGCCAGTTCGGCGGCGCGGCCCCCGACGCGCTCGGCGCCCTGATCCGCGTACTGGACTCGCTGCGGGCCGAGGACGGCTCGACGACGGTCGACGGGCTGACCGGTAACGAGCGGTGGCAGGGCCTGCAGTACGACGAGGAGCAGTTCCGCCGGGACGCCAAGGTGCTGGACGGGGTCGAGCTGATCGGCTCCGGGACGGTCGCCGACCGTATCTGGGCCCGTCCGGCCGTCACCGTCCTCGGCATCGACTGCCCGCCGGTCGTCGGCGCCACGCCGTCCGTGCAGGCCGGCGCCCGTGCGCTGATCAGCCTGCGGGTGCCGCCGGGCGTGGACGCGGCCGAGGCGACGAAGCTGCTCCAGGCGCATCTGGAGGCGCACACGCCGTGGGGTGCGCGGGTGAGCACCGAGCAGATCGGCCAGGGCCAGCCGTTCAGCGCCGACACGCGCAGCCCGGCGTACGCGGCGATGGCGGACGCGATGGCCGTGGCCTACCCGGGCCAGGAGATGCAGTACGCCGGTCAGGGCGGCTCCATCCCGCTGTGCAACACCCTCGCGGCGCTCTACCCGGCGGCGGAGATCCTCCTCATCGGTCTGAGTGAGCCGGAGGCCCAGATCCACGCGGTCGACGAGAGCGTGTCGCCCGAGGAGCTGGAGCGGCTGTCGGTGGCCGAGGCGCTGTTCCTGCGGAACTACGCGGCGAGCTGA
- a CDS encoding geranylgeranyl reductase family protein produces MSSENSSADDVRQVWDVVVVGAGPAGASAAYAAAVTGRRVLLLEKAELPRYKTCGGGIIGPSRDALPPGFELPFRDRVTAVTFSHNGRFTRTRRSRQMLFGLINRPEFDQQLVEHAQKAGAELRTGVTVTRVEQHGSAVPDRRTVAIVLQGGETVLARAVVGADGSASRIGAHVGVKLDQVDLGLEAEIPVPDTVAEDWKGRVLIDWGPMPGSYGWVFPKGDTLTVGVISARGEGAATKRYLEDFIGRLGLAGFEPSISSGHLTRCRADDSPLSRGRVLVCGDAAGLLEPWTREGISFALRSGRLAGEWAVRIAEAHDAVDTRRQALNYAFAIKAGLGVEMAVGKRMLAAFERRPGLFHAALTGFRPAWRAFTDITRGRTTLGELVRAHPMAQRALTLMDRRPEPVAPAAEETEDS; encoded by the coding sequence GTGAGCAGCGAGAACTCTTCAGCGGACGACGTGCGGCAGGTGTGGGACGTCGTCGTGGTGGGCGCGGGACCCGCGGGGGCTTCGGCCGCCTACGCGGCGGCGGTCACGGGACGGCGTGTGCTGTTGCTGGAGAAGGCGGAGCTGCCCCGCTACAAGACGTGCGGCGGCGGCATCATCGGCCCTTCCCGGGACGCGCTGCCCCCCGGCTTCGAACTCCCCTTCCGCGACCGGGTCACCGCGGTGACCTTCTCCCACAACGGACGCTTCACCCGCACCCGGCGCTCCCGGCAGATGCTGTTCGGGCTGATCAACCGGCCCGAGTTCGATCAGCAGCTCGTCGAACACGCCCAGAAGGCGGGCGCCGAGCTGCGTACGGGCGTCACGGTCACCCGCGTCGAACAGCACGGCTCGGCGGTGCCCGACCGGCGCACCGTCGCGATCGTCCTCCAGGGCGGCGAGACCGTCCTGGCGCGCGCGGTGGTCGGCGCGGACGGCAGCGCCAGCCGCATAGGGGCGCATGTCGGTGTGAAGCTCGACCAGGTCGACCTCGGCCTGGAGGCCGAGATCCCGGTGCCGGACACGGTCGCCGAGGACTGGAAGGGCCGCGTCCTCATCGACTGGGGTCCGATGCCCGGCAGCTACGGCTGGGTGTTCCCCAAGGGCGACACGCTGACGGTCGGCGTGATCTCCGCGCGCGGCGAGGGCGCCGCCACCAAGCGGTATCTGGAGGACTTCATCGGACGGCTCGGCCTCGCCGGCTTCGAACCGAGCATCTCCTCCGGCCATCTCACCCGCTGCCGCGCTGACGACTCGCCGCTCTCCCGGGGGCGGGTGCTGGTCTGCGGTGACGCGGCGGGGCTGCTGGAGCCCTGGACCCGCGAGGGCATCTCCTTCGCGCTGCGCTCGGGCCGGCTCGCGGGCGAGTGGGCCGTGCGCATCGCGGAGGCGCACGACGCGGTGGACACCCGCCGCCAGGCCCTGAACTACGCGTTCGCGATCAAGGCGGGCCTGGGGGTGGAGATGGCCGTCGGCAAGCGGATGCTGGCCGCCTTCGAGCGCCGCCCTGGGCTGTTCCACGCGGCCCTCACCGGTTTCCGCCCGGCCTGGCGCGCGTTCACCGACATCACCCGTGGCCGTACGACCCTCGGCGAGCTCGTCCGTGCGCATCCGATGGCCCAGCGCGCGCTGACCCTGATGGACCGCCGGCCGGAGCCGGTCGCGCCGGCGGCCGAGGAGACCGAGGACTCCTGA
- a CDS encoding nitroreductase family deazaflavin-dependent oxidoreductase gives MSSQPYYLKGSPLNVRFNSLVGWLARHGVSLMGSAEMSVRGRRSGQMQRIPVNPHTYEGARFLVSARGHSQWVRNMRAAGGGELRVGRKVRTFTAVELPDEEKLPILRTYLEKWGWEVNQYFNGVTAKSSDEELRAAAPDHPVFRITVEG, from the coding sequence ATGTCGTCGCAGCCGTACTACCTCAAGGGCAGCCCGCTCAACGTCCGGTTCAACAGCCTCGTCGGCTGGCTGGCCCGGCACGGGGTGAGCCTCATGGGCTCGGCGGAGATGTCCGTGCGGGGCCGCAGGAGCGGGCAGATGCAGCGCATCCCGGTCAACCCGCACACGTACGAGGGCGCGCGGTTCCTGGTCTCGGCGCGCGGGCACTCCCAGTGGGTGCGCAACATGCGGGCGGCCGGCGGCGGGGAGCTGCGGGTGGGCCGCAAGGTGCGGACGTTCACCGCGGTGGAGCTTCCCGACGAGGAGAAGCTCCCAATCCTGCGGACCTACCTCGAGAAGTGGGGCTGGGAGGTCAACCAGTACTTCAACGGGGTCACGGCGAAGTCGTCGGACGAGGAGCTCAGGGCGGCGGCCCCCGACCACCCGGTGTTCCGGATCACGGTCGAGGGCTGA
- a CDS encoding TetR/AcrR family transcriptional regulator, which translates to MSSNAAQGARARARIEVTAAIKEEARRQLAAEGAAKLSLRAVARELGMVSSALYRYFPSRDDLLTALIIDAYDSLGERAEAAHAAVAGAEPVRRWVAVCEAVRGWAQTHPHEYALIYGSPVPGYSAPQTTVPAASRVGLLLIGIVREAHRTQVLEVPLLTDELVPEAVRMAGDLAPDLPPGAVAALVAAWAQIYGLVGFELFGQFNRVVEEREPFFRHAVTRLAQGVGLR; encoded by the coding sequence ATGAGCAGCAACGCCGCCCAGGGGGCCCGCGCCCGTGCCCGGATCGAAGTCACCGCCGCCATCAAGGAGGAGGCGCGCAGACAACTGGCGGCCGAGGGCGCGGCCAAGCTCTCGCTGCGGGCCGTGGCCCGTGAGCTGGGCATGGTCTCCTCCGCGCTGTACCGGTACTTCCCGAGCCGCGACGACCTGCTCACCGCCCTCATCATCGACGCGTACGACTCCCTGGGCGAGCGGGCGGAAGCGGCCCACGCCGCCGTCGCCGGGGCGGAGCCGGTCCGGCGCTGGGTCGCGGTGTGCGAGGCGGTGCGCGGCTGGGCGCAGACGCATCCGCACGAGTACGCGTTGATCTACGGCTCGCCCGTCCCCGGCTACAGCGCGCCGCAGACCACCGTGCCGGCCGCGTCACGCGTCGGCCTTCTCCTCATCGGCATCGTCCGGGAGGCGCATCGGACGCAGGTCCTGGAGGTGCCGCTGCTGACGGACGAACTCGTCCCGGAGGCCGTACGCATGGCGGGCGACCTCGCCCCCGACCTGCCGCCGGGAGCGGTCGCGGCGCTGGTCGCGGCCTGGGCGCAGATCTACGGACTGGTCGGCTTCGAACTGTTCGGCCAGTTCAACCGCGTGGTCGAGGAGCGCGAGCCGTTCTTCCGACACGCGGTGACGCGGCTGGCGCAGGGGGTGGGGCTGCGCTGA